In Curtobacterium sp. TC1, the following proteins share a genomic window:
- a CDS encoding non-heme iron oxygenase ferredoxin subunit produces MPTKVCAESEIAVDSPMRAVVDGTAVAIVKDSSGTVHAIGDTCTHGDISLAEGFIEGDTLECWAHGSRFSLATGKPQNFPAYEPVPVFRVEVREGDVYVDVHDPVPVD; encoded by the coding sequence ATGCCCACGAAGGTCTGCGCGGAGTCCGAGATCGCGGTCGACAGCCCGATGCGTGCCGTCGTCGACGGCACCGCGGTGGCCATCGTGAAGGACTCCTCCGGCACCGTGCACGCCATCGGCGACACCTGCACCCACGGGGACATCTCGCTGGCCGAGGGGTTCATCGAGGGCGACACACTCGAGTGCTGGGCGCACGGCTCCCGGTTCTCGCTCGCCACGGGGAAGCCGCAGAACTTCCCGGCGTACGAGCCCGTCCCGGTGTTCCGGGTCGAGGTGCGCGAGGGCGACGTCTACGTCGACGTGCACGATCCCGTCCCGGTCGACTGA
- a CDS encoding metal-sulfur cluster assembly factor, whose amino-acid sequence MIAALAPDKFDEVVEGLKEVQDPELGVNIVDLGLIYDLAWDDEASALVISMTLTSAGCPLTDVIEGDTANALDGIVDAFRINWVWMPPWGPERITDDGREMMRALGFAI is encoded by the coding sequence ATGATCGCGGCACTCGCGCCGGACAAGTTCGACGAGGTCGTCGAGGGGCTGAAGGAGGTCCAGGACCCGGAGCTCGGCGTCAACATCGTCGACCTCGGCCTGATCTACGACCTCGCCTGGGACGACGAGGCCTCGGCGCTCGTGATCAGCATGACGCTGACCAGTGCCGGCTGCCCGCTCACCGACGTCATCGAGGGCGACACCGCGAACGCCCTCGACGGCATCGTGGACGCCTTCCGCATCAACTGGGTCTGGATGCCGCCGTGGGGTCCGGAACGGATCACCGACGACGGACGCGAGATGATGCGCGCGCTCGGGTTCGCGATCTAG
- the sufB gene encoding Fe-S cluster assembly protein SufB has product MSDVLIDRPELEGLGQYEFGWSDSDSAGASARRGVSDEVVTDISNLKHEPEWMLKNRLKGLQLFGRKPMPTWGADLTGIDFDNIKYFVRSTEKQAQSWEDLPEDIRATYEKLGIPEAERQRLVAGVAAQYESEVVYHQIREDLEQQGVIFMDTDTALREHPELFQEYFGTVIPAGDNKFAALNTAVWSGGSFVYVPKGVHVEIPLQAYFRINTENMGQFERTLIIADEDSYVHYIEGCTAPIYKSDSLHSAVVEIIVKKNARVRYTTIQNWSNNVYNLVTKRAIAHEGATMEWIDGNIGSKVTMKYPSIYLAGEHAKGETLSVAFAGPGQHQDAGAKMIHMAPYTTSSIVSKSIARGGGRAGYRGEVRVDPAAHHAANTVRCDALLVDTISRSDTYPAIDIRVDDVQLGHEATVSRVSEEQLFYLMSRGMAEDEAMAMIVRGFIEPIARELPMEYALELNKLIEMSMEGSVG; this is encoded by the coding sequence ATGTCCGACGTGCTCATCGACCGTCCCGAGCTCGAAGGGCTCGGGCAATACGAGTTCGGCTGGTCCGACTCCGACTCCGCCGGGGCCTCGGCCCGCCGTGGTGTCTCGGACGAGGTCGTCACCGACATCTCGAACCTCAAGCACGAGCCCGAGTGGATGCTCAAGAACCGGCTCAAGGGCCTGCAGCTCTTCGGCCGCAAGCCGATGCCGACGTGGGGTGCCGACCTGACGGGCATCGACTTCGACAACATCAAGTACTTCGTGCGCTCCACCGAGAAGCAGGCGCAGTCGTGGGAGGACCTCCCCGAGGACATCCGCGCGACCTACGAGAAGCTCGGCATCCCCGAGGCCGAACGCCAGCGCCTCGTCGCCGGCGTCGCCGCGCAGTACGAGTCCGAGGTCGTGTACCACCAGATCCGCGAGGACCTGGAGCAGCAGGGCGTCATCTTCATGGACACCGACACGGCGCTCCGCGAGCACCCTGAGCTCTTCCAGGAGTACTTCGGCACCGTGATCCCGGCCGGCGACAACAAGTTCGCCGCGCTGAACACGGCGGTCTGGTCCGGCGGCTCGTTCGTCTACGTCCCGAAGGGCGTCCACGTCGAGATCCCGCTGCAGGCCTACTTCCGGATCAACACCGAGAACATGGGCCAGTTCGAGCGGACGCTGATCATCGCGGACGAGGACTCCTACGTCCACTACATCGAGGGCTGCACGGCGCCGATCTACAAGTCGGACTCGCTGCACTCGGCCGTCGTCGAGATCATCGTGAAGAAGAACGCCCGCGTGCGCTACACGACGATCCAGAACTGGTCGAACAACGTCTACAACCTCGTGACCAAGCGTGCGATCGCGCACGAGGGCGCCACGATGGAGTGGATCGACGGCAACATCGGCTCCAAGGTGACGATGAAGTACCCGTCGATCTACCTCGCCGGTGAGCACGCCAAGGGCGAGACCCTGTCCGTCGCTTTTGCCGGCCCCGGCCAGCACCAGGACGCCGGCGCGAAGATGATCCACATGGCGCCGTACACGACGTCGTCGATCGTCTCGAAGTCGATCGCCCGCGGTGGCGGTCGTGCTGGCTACCGCGGCGAGGTCCGGGTCGACCCGGCCGCGCACCACGCGGCCAACACCGTCCGCTGCGACGCGTTGCTCGTCGACACGATCAGCCGGAGCGACACGTACCCGGCGATCGACATCCGCGTCGACGACGTCCAGCTCGGGCACGAGGCCACGGTCTCGCGCGTGAGCGAGGAGCAGCTCTTCTACCTGATGTCCCGCGGCATGGCCGAGGACGAAGCGATGGCGATGATCGTCCGTGGCTTCATCGAGCCGATCGCCCGCGAGCTCCCGATGGAGTACGCGCTCGAACTCAACAAGCTCATCGAGATGAGCATGGAAGGATCCGTCGGCTAG
- the glgC gene encoding glucose-1-phosphate adenylyltransferase produces MAPKKVFGIVLAGGEGKRLMPLTADRAKPAVPFGGNFRLIDFALSNLVNSGLQKIVVLTQYKSHSLDRHVAETWRMEGLLGSYVASVPAQQRLGKRWFAGSADAILQSLNLLRDERPDIVVVVGADHVYRMDFHQMVEAHIASGRSATVAAIRQPIELADQFGVIQVDPDDPTKIDAFLEKPKDPVGLADSPGEVLASMGNYVFNADALVDAVLRDGQLETSAHDMGGDIVPDFVNRGDAGVYDLQRNEVPGSTDRDKYYWRDVGTIDSFFDAHMDLIAPVPVFNLYNQDWPIFNQQTNLPPAKFVRDANGNTGSTVDSLVSLGCLVSGAQVERSMIGPWCGIDSGAKVLDSIVFERATIGAGSVVNRAILDKDVVIAPGAQVGVDREADEARGFTVTESGITVVGKGVRVDA; encoded by the coding sequence ATGGCTCCAAAGAAGGTCTTCGGCATCGTGCTCGCTGGCGGCGAGGGGAAACGGCTCATGCCGCTCACGGCCGACCGGGCGAAGCCCGCAGTCCCGTTCGGCGGGAACTTCCGTCTCATCGACTTCGCGCTGTCGAACCTGGTGAACTCCGGTCTGCAGAAGATCGTCGTCCTCACCCAGTACAAGTCGCACAGTCTCGACCGGCACGTCGCCGAGACCTGGCGCATGGAGGGCCTGCTCGGGTCCTACGTGGCGTCGGTCCCCGCGCAGCAGCGGCTCGGCAAGCGCTGGTTCGCCGGGTCGGCCGACGCGATCCTGCAGTCGCTCAACCTGCTCCGCGACGAGCGCCCCGACATCGTCGTGGTGGTCGGCGCCGACCACGTGTACCGGATGGACTTCCACCAGATGGTCGAGGCGCACATCGCCTCGGGCCGCAGCGCCACCGTCGCGGCGATCCGGCAGCCCATCGAACTGGCCGACCAGTTCGGCGTCATCCAGGTGGACCCCGACGACCCGACGAAGATCGACGCCTTCCTCGAGAAGCCGAAGGACCCCGTCGGGCTCGCCGACTCCCCCGGCGAGGTCCTCGCGTCGATGGGCAACTACGTGTTCAACGCGGACGCCCTCGTCGACGCGGTGCTGCGCGACGGCCAGCTCGAGACCTCGGCGCACGACATGGGCGGCGACATCGTCCCCGACTTCGTGAACCGCGGCGACGCCGGCGTGTACGACCTGCAGCGCAACGAGGTCCCCGGTTCCACCGACCGCGACAAGTACTACTGGCGCGACGTGGGGACGATCGACTCGTTCTTCGACGCCCACATGGACCTCATCGCCCCGGTGCCGGTGTTCAACCTGTACAACCAGGACTGGCCGATCTTCAACCAGCAGACGAACCTGCCGCCGGCGAAGTTCGTGCGGGACGCGAACGGCAACACCGGCTCCACGGTCGACTCGCTCGTGTCGCTCGGCTGCCTCGTGTCGGGTGCGCAGGTGGAGCGCAGCATGATCGGCCCGTGGTGCGGGATCGACTCCGGTGCGAAGGTCCTCGACTCGATCGTGTTCGAGCGGGCGACGATCGGTGCGGGGTCGGTCGTGAACCGGGCGATCCTCGACAAGGACGTCGTCATCGCACCGGGCGCGCAGGTCGGCGTCGACCGTGAGGCCGACGAGGCTCGCGGCTTCACCGTGACCGAGTCCGGCATCACGGTGGTCGGCAAGGGCGTCCGCGTCGACGCGTAG
- a CDS encoding ABC-F family ATP-binding cassette domain-containing protein: protein MLAVHELEIRVGARLLMEDVSFRVEKGDKIGLVGRNGAGKTTMTKALAGETQPTGGKIDRGGEIGYLPQDPRSGDPEETARKRILDARGLGELVEGIRLATLDMASDDQAVAEKAMRRYSRLDDQFNALGGYAAEAEAASIASNLKLPDRILDQQLKTLSGGQRRRIELARILFSDAETMILDEPTNHLDADSVVWLREHLKTYPGGVIIISHDVELVDEVVNRVFYLDANRQTIDIYNMGWKLYQRQRVADEERRRKERAGAEKKAATLKDQAARFGAKASKAAAAHQMVARADKLLAGLEDERVADRVAKIRFPTPAPCGRTPLMAEGLSKSYGSLEIFAGVDLAIDRGSRVVILGFNGAGKTTLLRILAGADLPDTGEIQPGHGLRIGYYAQEHENIDVNRTVIENMVSASTDLNETEARRVLGSFLFTGDDGYKKAGVLSGGEKTRLSLAMIVVSGANVLLLDEPTNNLDPASREEILNALAGFEGAVVLVSHDAGAVEALNPERVLLLPDGTEDHWNKDYAELIELA, encoded by the coding sequence GTGCTTGCCGTGCACGAACTCGAGATCCGCGTCGGAGCTCGTCTCCTCATGGAGGACGTGTCCTTCCGTGTCGAGAAGGGTGACAAGATCGGACTCGTCGGCCGCAACGGCGCGGGGAAGACGACGATGACCAAGGCCCTCGCGGGCGAGACGCAGCCCACGGGCGGCAAGATCGACCGCGGTGGTGAGATCGGCTACCTGCCGCAGGACCCACGATCGGGCGACCCGGAGGAGACGGCGCGGAAGCGCATCCTCGACGCCCGCGGGCTCGGCGAGCTGGTGGAGGGCATCCGCCTCGCCACGCTCGACATGGCGAGTGACGACCAGGCCGTCGCCGAGAAGGCGATGCGCCGGTACAGCCGGCTCGACGACCAGTTCAACGCGCTCGGCGGCTACGCGGCCGAGGCCGAAGCGGCCTCGATCGCGTCGAACCTCAAGCTGCCGGACCGCATCCTCGACCAGCAGCTGAAGACCCTGTCCGGTGGGCAGCGGCGTCGCATCGAGCTCGCCCGGATCCTGTTCTCGGACGCCGAGACGATGATCCTCGACGAGCCCACGAACCACCTCGACGCCGACTCGGTCGTGTGGCTGCGTGAGCACCTGAAGACCTACCCCGGCGGCGTCATCATCATCTCCCACGACGTGGAGCTCGTCGACGAGGTCGTCAACCGCGTGTTCTACCTCGACGCGAACCGCCAGACCATCGACATCTACAACATGGGCTGGAAGCTGTACCAGCGCCAGCGCGTCGCCGACGAGGAGCGTCGCCGCAAGGAGCGCGCGGGCGCCGAGAAGAAGGCCGCGACACTCAAGGACCAGGCCGCTCGCTTCGGTGCGAAGGCCTCGAAGGCCGCGGCTGCGCACCAGATGGTCGCGCGGGCGGACAAGCTGCTCGCCGGACTCGAGGACGAGCGCGTCGCCGACCGGGTCGCCAAGATCCGCTTCCCCACGCCGGCCCCGTGCGGCCGCACCCCGCTCATGGCGGAGGGGCTGTCGAAGTCCTACGGCTCGCTCGAGATCTTCGCGGGCGTCGACCTGGCGATCGACCGCGGTTCGCGCGTCGTGATCCTCGGGTTCAACGGTGCCGGCAAGACGACGCTGCTCCGGATCCTCGCGGGGGCCGACCTGCCCGACACGGGCGAGATCCAGCCCGGCCACGGCCTGCGCATCGGCTACTACGCGCAGGAGCACGAGAACATCGACGTCAACCGCACGGTGATCGAGAACATGGTGTCGGCGTCGACCGACCTCAACGAGACCGAGGCCCGTCGGGTGCTCGGGTCGTTCCTGTTCACCGGCGACGACGGCTACAAGAAGGCCGGGGTCCTGTCCGGCGGTGAGAAGACGCGTCTGTCGCTCGCGATGATCGTCGTCTCCGGCGCCAACGTCCTGCTGCTCGACGAACCGACGAACAACCTCGACCCGGCCTCGCGCGAGGAGATCCTGAACGCGTTGGCCGGCTTCGAGGGCGCGGTCGTCCTGGTGTCCCACGACGCCGGTGCGGTCGAGGCGCTCAACCCGGAGCGCGTGCTGCTGCTGCCGGACGGCACCGAGGACCACTGGAACAAGGACTACGCGGAGCTCATCGAGCTCGCCTGA
- the sufD gene encoding Fe-S cluster assembly protein SufD: protein MSSTTPPHIDQPIEPAAAAQGADQHGAGAHSDGGWDAPDKKIPVQTRSERFQSGDLGAFPTVTGREVNWKFAPLAKLQPLLDGGLDGSAYRFLARQSDGADVEWGRSDDPRVGTAGLPEDRAAAAAWTARDAVLAVTVKATEAHEFITITRSDFGTQPRAAHTVITAEPHAQGIVVLDNRGSALLSENIEIVVQEGARLTVVSLQDWDDDAVHVSTHFAEVGRDAFLKHVVVSLGGDVIRVNPSTHLGAQGADTEMYGVYFADAGQYIEQQVYVNHDAPNTRGRVNYKGALQGKGAHTVWIGDVLIGRAGDGTDSYEQNRNLVLTDGTRADSIPNLEIETGNIEGAGHASATGRFDDEQLFYLQARGIPEEEARRLVVLGFLVEVIQKIGAPELEERLIAAVEQELAEGRSAIVAPAEADA, encoded by the coding sequence ATGTCCAGCACCACCCCTCCCCACATCGACCAGCCGATCGAGCCCGCGGCAGCCGCCCAGGGTGCCGACCAGCACGGCGCCGGAGCCCACTCCGACGGCGGCTGGGACGCCCCCGACAAGAAGATCCCGGTCCAGACCCGCTCCGAGCGGTTCCAGTCCGGCGACCTCGGGGCGTTCCCGACCGTCACCGGGCGCGAGGTGAACTGGAAGTTCGCGCCCCTGGCGAAGCTCCAGCCGCTGCTCGACGGCGGTCTCGACGGATCCGCCTACCGGTTCCTCGCCCGGCAGTCCGACGGTGCCGACGTCGAGTGGGGTCGCAGCGACGACCCCCGCGTCGGTACCGCCGGTCTGCCGGAGGACCGCGCGGCAGCCGCGGCCTGGACCGCGCGTGACGCGGTCCTCGCCGTCACCGTGAAGGCGACCGAGGCGCACGAGTTCATCACCATCACGCGCTCCGACTTCGGCACGCAGCCCCGCGCGGCGCACACGGTCATCACCGCTGAGCCGCACGCCCAGGGCATCGTCGTGCTCGACAACCGTGGCAGCGCACTGCTCAGCGAGAACATCGAGATCGTCGTGCAAGAAGGCGCACGCCTGACGGTCGTCAGCCTGCAGGACTGGGACGACGACGCAGTGCACGTCTCGACGCACTTCGCCGAGGTCGGCCGTGACGCCTTCCTGAAGCACGTCGTGGTCTCGCTCGGCGGCGACGTCATCCGGGTCAACCCCTCGACGCACCTCGGTGCACAGGGCGCCGACACCGAGATGTACGGCGTGTACTTCGCCGACGCCGGTCAGTACATCGAGCAGCAGGTCTACGTGAACCACGACGCGCCGAACACGCGCGGTCGGGTCAACTACAAGGGCGCGCTGCAGGGCAAGGGTGCGCACACCGTGTGGATCGGTGACGTGCTCATCGGCCGCGCCGGTGACGGCACCGACTCGTACGAGCAGAACCGCAACCTCGTGCTGACCGACGGCACCCGCGCGGACAGCATCCCGAACCTCGAGATCGAGACGGGCAACATCGAGGGCGCCGGCCACGCGAGTGCGACCGGTCGATTCGACGACGAGCAGCTGTTCTACCTGCAGGCCCGCGGCATCCCCGAAGAGGAAGCGCGTCGTCTCGTCGTGCTCGGCTTCCTGGTCGAGGTCATCCAGAAGATCGGTGCGCCCGAGCTCGAGGAACGACTCATCGCCGCGGTCGAGCAGGAGCTCGCCGAGGGCCGCTCGGCGATCGTCGCGCCGGCGGAGGCCGACGCCTGA
- the fabG gene encoding 3-oxoacyl-ACP reductase FabG, with protein sequence MSTPRTVLITGGNRGIGHALAERFVAAGHRVAVTSRSGQGGPEGALTVQADITDTASVDAAFTQVEAELGPIEVLVANAGITNDQLLLRMSEDDFTSVVDTNLTGTFRVVKRATKGMMKAKFGRIVLMSSVVGAYGQIGQVNYASSKAALVGMARSITRELGSRGITANVVAPGFIQTDMTAALSDELQAEFKKAIPAARYGTVDDVADATLFLASDGAGYVSGAIIPVDGGLGMGH encoded by the coding sequence ATGAGCACCCCCCGTACCGTCCTGATCACCGGCGGCAACCGCGGCATCGGCCACGCCCTCGCCGAGCGCTTCGTCGCCGCAGGGCACCGCGTCGCGGTCACGTCGCGGAGCGGACAGGGCGGACCCGAGGGTGCCCTCACCGTGCAGGCCGACATCACCGACACGGCGTCGGTGGACGCCGCCTTCACGCAGGTCGAGGCCGAACTCGGCCCGATCGAGGTGCTCGTCGCGAACGCCGGCATCACGAACGACCAGCTGCTGCTCCGCATGTCCGAAGACGACTTCACGAGCGTCGTCGACACCAACCTGACCGGCACGTTCCGCGTCGTCAAGCGCGCCACCAAGGGCATGATGAAGGCGAAGTTCGGCCGCATCGTGCTCATGTCGAGCGTCGTCGGCGCCTACGGCCAGATCGGCCAGGTCAACTACGCGTCGTCGAAGGCCGCCCTGGTCGGCATGGCCCGCTCGATCACCCGCGAGCTCGGCTCGCGCGGCATCACCGCCAACGTCGTCGCACCCGGGTTCATCCAGACCGACATGACGGCCGCGCTGTCCGACGAGCTGCAGGCCGAGTTCAAGAAGGCGATCCCGGCGGCCCGCTACGGCACCGTCGACGACGTCGCCGACGCCACGCTGTTCCTGGCGAGCGACGGGGCCGGGTACGTCTCGGGTGCGATCATCCCGGTCGACGGCGGCCTCGGGATGGGCCACTAG
- a CDS encoding DUF3099 domain-containing protein, which produces MKSTHTSITTLPDSPELDRAHRLSRYVWQMAIRVVLFVVAVLVYSIWHSWIAVVPIVLAAVIPWVAVIVANAGSRTESDMISPAGAMQLYDAVDPGLREQQEEDRAQAYRDEQDRLRQQAQHAQDEWQRNGDRSKMWGHR; this is translated from the coding sequence ATGAAGAGCACGCACACCAGCATCACCACGCTCCCGGACTCGCCGGAGCTGGACCGGGCGCACCGCCTGTCCCGCTACGTGTGGCAGATGGCGATCCGCGTCGTCCTGTTCGTCGTGGCCGTGCTCGTCTACTCCATCTGGCACTCCTGGATCGCCGTCGTGCCGATCGTCCTCGCCGCCGTGATCCCCTGGGTCGCCGTCATCGTCGCGAACGCGGGCAGCCGGACCGAGAGCGACATGATCTCCCCCGCCGGTGCGATGCAGCTCTACGACGCGGTCGACCCCGGCCTCCGGGAGCAGCAGGAAGAGGACCGCGCCCAGGCCTACCGCGACGAGCAGGACCGCCTCCGGCAGCAGGCGCAGCACGCGCAGGACGAGTGGCAGCGCAACGGCGATCGCTCGAAGATGTGGGGGCACCGCTGA
- the serB gene encoding phosphoserine phosphatase SerB, producing MPRFLVVLDADSTLLEDEVIELLADTAGTRPQVAAITERAMRGEIDFAESLRERVATLAGLPVDVFRRAQQAVRVTRGADQLVRGVHAAGGTVGVVSGGFHEVLDPFAEQLGLDHCRANRLEVTDGVLTGRVLGDVVDAHAKAVALREWAAADGVDASRTVAVGDGANDLEMMRVAALAVAFDAKPRVREQADVAVVDRDLSAVLATLGLRG from the coding sequence GTGCCCCGCTTCCTCGTCGTCCTCGATGCCGATTCCACCCTCCTCGAGGACGAGGTGATCGAACTCCTGGCGGACACCGCCGGGACCCGGCCACAGGTCGCGGCGATCACGGAGCGCGCCATGCGCGGGGAGATCGACTTCGCCGAGAGCCTCCGGGAGCGTGTCGCGACCCTGGCGGGCCTCCCGGTCGACGTCTTCCGACGCGCACAGCAGGCGGTCCGCGTGACGCGGGGAGCCGACCAGCTCGTCCGCGGCGTGCACGCCGCCGGCGGGACCGTCGGTGTCGTGTCGGGCGGGTTCCACGAGGTCCTGGACCCGTTCGCCGAGCAGCTCGGCCTCGACCACTGCCGGGCGAACCGGCTCGAGGTGACCGACGGCGTTCTGACAGGACGCGTCCTCGGCGACGTCGTGGACGCGCACGCGAAGGCCGTCGCCCTGCGCGAGTGGGCGGCCGCGGACGGCGTCGACGCGTCCCGCACCGTCGCGGTCGGCGACGGGGCGAACGACCTCGAGATGATGCGCGTCGCCGCCCTGGCGGTGGCGTTCGACGCGAAGCCGCGCGTGCGGGAGCAGGCGGACGTCGCGGTCGTGGACCGCGACCTGTCCGCCGTGCTCGCGACGCTCGGCCTGCGCGGCTGA
- a CDS encoding SURF1 family protein, with amino-acid sequence MTDDFDPHSRYGRKHAAKLQRAADHARRSVPADDRPAQDPDEPFVGWHFVRSRRWLGYFAIAVAFAIVCALFGMWQWDRRNEAVRQNEQVAQNYDHTPVPLDQALPTASSWQDEQEWLRVAVTGRYDVDAQLLVRNRVHNGQPGFEVLTPLVTDDGRAFIVDRGWVPTGNAQDAPDHVPAPPSGEVTAIVRLQQSEPRIPGRSDPAHTDQVQSVTLADVAKKVDTPIWTGAYGELASESPAPTEARPLGWERPTADTGLHLSYFIQWFLFAAGGFGFLAYVMVQEYRNLNQDDPEERERAQERQRRKDAKPKTDAEIEDDLIASRR; translated from the coding sequence ATGACCGACGACTTCGACCCGCACTCCCGGTACGGCCGGAAGCACGCAGCCAAGCTGCAGCGCGCCGCCGACCACGCCCGTCGGTCCGTGCCGGCCGACGACCGTCCCGCCCAGGACCCGGACGAGCCCTTCGTCGGCTGGCACTTCGTCCGCAGTCGTCGCTGGCTCGGGTACTTCGCGATCGCCGTGGCGTTCGCGATCGTCTGCGCGCTGTTCGGCATGTGGCAGTGGGACCGCCGGAACGAGGCCGTCCGCCAGAACGAGCAGGTCGCCCAGAACTACGACCACACCCCCGTGCCCCTCGACCAGGCGCTGCCGACGGCCTCGAGCTGGCAAGACGAGCAGGAGTGGCTCCGGGTCGCCGTGACCGGCCGGTACGACGTCGACGCGCAGCTGCTCGTGCGCAACCGCGTGCACAACGGCCAACCCGGCTTCGAGGTCCTCACCCCGCTGGTCACCGACGACGGCCGGGCGTTCATCGTGGACCGCGGCTGGGTCCCCACCGGCAACGCGCAGGACGCCCCCGACCACGTGCCCGCTCCCCCGTCGGGTGAGGTGACGGCGATCGTCCGCCTGCAGCAGAGCGAGCCCCGGATCCCCGGCCGCTCCGACCCCGCGCACACCGACCAGGTGCAGTCGGTCACCCTGGCGGACGTCGCGAAGAAGGTCGACACCCCGATCTGGACCGGCGCGTACGGCGAACTCGCGTCCGAGTCCCCCGCCCCGACCGAGGCCCGCCCGCTCGGCTGGGAACGGCCCACCGCCGACACCGGCCTGCACCTGAGCTACTTCATCCAGTGGTTCCTGTTCGCGGCCGGCGGCTTCGGGTTCCTGGCCTACGTGATGGTGCAGGAGTACCGGAACCTCAACCAGGACGACCCGGAGGAACGCGAGCGCGCCCAGGAGCGGCAGCGCCGCAAGGACGCCAAGCCGAAGACCGACGCCGAGATCGAGGACGACCTGATCGCGTCCCGTCGCTGA
- the sufC gene encoding Fe-S cluster assembly ATPase SufC, with amino-acid sequence MSTLEIRDLQVSIDTDQGTKEILKGVDLTINEGEIHAIMGPNGSGKSTLAYTIAGHPRYNVVGGSITLDGEDVLAMSVDERARAGMFLAMQYPVEIPGVTVSNFLRTAKTAIDGEAPALRGWIKELRQSMADLKMDSSFAERNVNEGFSGGEKKRHEIMQLELLKPRFAVLDETDSGLDVDALKIVSEGVNRAKAATGLGVLLITHYTRILRYIKPDFVHVFVAGKVAEQGGPELADRLENEGYDRYVQAAAASAAEAQA; translated from the coding sequence ATGTCCACTCTGGAAATCCGCGACCTCCAGGTCTCGATCGACACCGATCAGGGCACCAAGGAGATCCTCAAGGGTGTCGACCTCACGATCAACGAGGGCGAGATCCACGCGATCATGGGGCCGAACGGCTCCGGCAAGTCCACGCTGGCGTACACGATCGCCGGTCATCCCCGGTACAACGTCGTCGGCGGCTCGATCACCCTCGACGGCGAGGACGTCCTCGCGATGAGCGTCGACGAGCGCGCCCGTGCCGGCATGTTCCTGGCGATGCAGTACCCGGTCGAGATCCCCGGCGTGACGGTGTCGAACTTCCTCCGCACCGCCAAGACGGCGATCGACGGCGAGGCCCCGGCCCTGCGCGGCTGGATCAAGGAGCTCCGCCAGTCGATGGCCGACCTCAAGATGGACTCGTCGTTCGCCGAGCGCAACGTCAACGAGGGCTTCTCCGGTGGCGAGAAGAAGCGCCACGAGATCATGCAGCTCGAGCTCCTCAAGCCGCGCTTCGCCGTCCTCGACGAGACCGACTCCGGCCTGGACGTCGACGCGCTGAAGATCGTGTCCGAGGGCGTGAACCGCGCCAAGGCCGCGACCGGTCTCGGTGTGCTGCTCATCACGCACTACACGCGCATCCTCCGCTACATCAAGCCGGACTTCGTGCACGTGTTCGTCGCCGGCAAGGTCGCCGAGCAGGGCGGCCCGGAGCTCGCCGACCGCCTCGAGAACGAGGGCTACGACCGCTACGTGCAGGCCGCCGCGGCGTCTGCTGCCGAGGCGCAGGCCTGA
- a CDS encoding biotin transporter BioY, producing the protein MTNATGFAPRAVLADRLRTHGLATNAALVAGGALFTAAMAQLEVPMWPVPITGQTLAVVLVGATLGARRGMLSLLVYAVAGLAGAPFFADMTGGLQALAVPSFGYVIGFIPAAGVVGWLARRNWDRHVGRAAVAMLLASAIPFVTGLPYLAIVLGQLGAPNDLQSVLAAGLYPFILGGIAKALIAAGILPLAWKAVGRR; encoded by the coding sequence ATGACGAACGCCACCGGGTTCGCTCCCCGCGCAGTCCTCGCCGACCGTCTGCGGACGCACGGGCTGGCCACGAACGCCGCCCTCGTCGCCGGCGGAGCCCTGTTCACCGCTGCGATGGCACAGCTCGAGGTCCCGATGTGGCCGGTCCCGATCACGGGTCAGACGCTCGCCGTCGTGCTCGTCGGCGCGACGCTGGGTGCCCGCCGCGGCATGCTCTCACTGCTCGTCTACGCCGTCGCCGGCCTGGCGGGCGCACCGTTCTTCGCCGACATGACCGGTGGCCTGCAGGCCCTCGCCGTGCCGAGCTTCGGGTACGTCATCGGGTTCATCCCCGCCGCGGGTGTCGTCGGCTGGCTCGCGCGCCGCAACTGGGACCGTCACGTCGGACGCGCCGCGGTGGCGATGCTGCTCGCGAGCGCCATCCCGTTCGTGACCGGCCTGCCCTACCTGGCGATCGTGCTCGGTCAGCTCGGTGCCCCGAACGACCTGCAGTCGGTGCTCGCCGCCGGCCTGTACCCGTTCATCCTCGGCGGCATCGCGAAGGCGCTCATCGCCGCGGGCATCCTGCCGCTCGCGTGGAAGGCCGTCGGCCGCCGCTGA